One genomic segment of Hordeum vulgare subsp. vulgare chromosome 2H, MorexV3_pseudomolecules_assembly, whole genome shotgun sequence includes these proteins:
- the LOC123427373 gene encoding uncharacterized protein LOC123427373: protein MPSLSSPFAAGDCSADKFDPDYLYFLRHLRTEGSSYVLELPPGGASPVPVIRYESPISISDGECVSDPSPGGASTNRRAEERDSSVEAPPSWIDSIVDMDEDYRLFLHHTRVVNNRLKLQMGGVVVDYEPDPDAAQSGGSSGVEEQSEKEAPVASSGGEEQAVDSDEPVVIMPEPNAYDWRADPAPRKRMQGQEDIGHKDAQPRTASSHRSGVIWPPHINHRPDSDFKRRLMDALQKPFSRKEYIKLFDMASIRTPLVKLRQVRNDAKFYPTEEMGNSYFDHYPDLVEQVTNNTFSKGLALMRGFFFWLQNSAHEDQFRPWTDDLKDQDVIPLMDLDYAFP from the exons ATGCCatccctctcctcccccttcgCCGCCGGCGACTGCTCCGCCGATAAGTTCGACCCCGACTACCTCTACTTTCTCCGCCACCTTCGCACCGAGGGCAGCTCCTATGTCCTCGAGCTCCCGCCCGGCGGTGCCTCCCCTGTCCCCGTCATCAGGTACGAGTCCCCCATCTCCATCTCCGACGGCGAATGTGTCTCGGACCCTTCCCCGGGCGGCGCAAGCACCAACCGCCGAGCGGAAGAGAGGGACTCGTCCGTGGAGGCGCCCCCCTCGTGGATCGACTCCATCGTCGACATGGACGAGGATTACCGCCTTTTCCTGCACCACACGCGCGTGGTGAATAACCGCCTGAAGCTCCAGATGGGGGGCGTCGTTGTGGACTATGAGCCGGACCCGGACGCCGCGCAATCTGGAGGTAGCAGCGGGGTCGAGGAGCAATCGGAGAAAGAGGCGCCCGTTGCTTCCTCGGGGGGAGAGGAGCAGGCGGTCGACTCAGATGAGCCGGTTGTAATTATGCCGGAGCCGAACGCCTACGACTGGCGTGCGGATCCAGCCCCTCGTAAAAGGATGCAGGGCCAGGAAGATATTGGGCACAAGGATGCTCAGCCTCGCACTGCTTCG TCACATAGATCAGGTGTTATATGGCCTCCACATATCAACCATAGGCCAGATTCAGACTTCAAGCGAAGATTGATGGATGCTCTTCAGAAACCATTTAGCCGGAAAGAATATATTAAGCTGTTTGACATGGCTTCTATTCGTACTCCTTTAGTGAAGTTGCGACAGGTGCGCAATGATGCAAAATTCTACCCTACCGAGGAGATGGGCAATTCATATTTTGATCATTACCCAG ATCTTGTCGAACAAGTTACAAACAATACCTTTTCCAAGGGTTTAGCTTTGATGCGTGgatttttcttctggttgcag AATAGTGCACACGAGGACCAATTCAGACCATGGACAGATGATCTGaaagatcaagatgttattccgtTGATGGACTTAGATTACGCATTTCCTTAG